In a genomic window of Desulfobacterales bacterium:
- a CDS encoding FAD-linked oxidase C-terminal domain-containing protein, with the protein MLNDEFISSLRQIVGEAQVSVSRAETELYSYDASLAKGQPGVVVFPADTHEVARVVKVTRDAGVPFVPRGFGTNLSGGTVLISGGVVICLSRLNRIIDISPQRRCAVIQPGVTNLELQNALAPLGFFYAPDPASQKVATLGGNVGENSGGPRCLKYGVTTNHIMGLDVVLSNGEMIHVGGCAYDPPGYDLRGTLIGSEGTMGIVTEVTARILPLPEKIITLLVVYDDIGDAAESVSDIISAGILPTTLEMMDAPIINAVEDSYACGYPRDAAAVLIVEVEGLSVGLKDQVAQISELCRQNHCREIREAKDDAQRNRLWEGRRGAFGAVARLAPNYLVNDCTVPRTKLPEALARVAQIVAKYDFKHGNVFHAGDGNLHPLIFFDSRDADQLKRVKKAGWEIMQACVELGGTISGEHGVGLEKIDAMRLVFSELDFIAQRGVQQAFDSDRLLNPGKVIPLSPSEESTHKTSLRSPIVSTDYQSAAEKELSETIQSTAARGKALIPTGCGTFPHFGNVPIGDCDRLNSAVLDRIFEFDPYNQFVSVGAGVGLDVLQRQLAEQHQWLPLRPSFALQDHSIGGVMALAACGPERMHYGAPRDLVLGLHFLNGSGLTISAGGKVVKNVAGYDMTRLMIGSAGTLGLITEVTCRTMTIPERCSAITVEGSLSACAALASQVITSQLIPVFVVMRPANGQADEDTRRRYKLAFGFEGFDKTVTEQIKRTHILCDKAGLTQNPEQDYYVQDGIFKNVYAELSQAAFILRADLPLDQTIGFVQVLDKQVPDAKLFLDVGCGRILAGFENLSNALWAQLWGLGDRLGGHVVMEKASADFKTHNDVFGVDRPQWKVMHRIKAALDPQHVFSPGRLPGKV; encoded by the coding sequence ATGCTGAATGATGAATTCATATCCAGCCTTCGGCAAATCGTCGGCGAGGCCCAGGTTTCTGTGTCACGGGCAGAAACCGAATTGTATTCCTATGATGCCTCGCTGGCTAAAGGGCAGCCCGGTGTGGTTGTTTTTCCGGCCGACACCCATGAGGTGGCCCGGGTCGTCAAAGTAACCCGTGACGCCGGGGTTCCATTTGTGCCGCGCGGGTTTGGCACCAATCTTTCGGGTGGCACCGTATTGATATCCGGCGGTGTGGTCATCTGTCTGTCGCGCTTAAATAGGATCATCGACATTTCACCGCAACGTCGCTGTGCGGTGATACAACCCGGTGTTACCAACCTAGAGCTTCAGAACGCCTTGGCACCCTTGGGCTTTTTCTATGCACCCGATCCCGCCAGTCAGAAAGTGGCGACCCTGGGCGGCAATGTCGGTGAAAATTCCGGTGGCCCCCGCTGCTTAAAATATGGTGTGACCACTAACCACATCATGGGTTTGGACGTTGTTCTTTCCAATGGTGAGATGATTCACGTCGGCGGTTGCGCTTATGACCCGCCGGGATATGACCTTCGCGGCACCCTGATCGGCAGTGAGGGCACCATGGGAATCGTAACTGAAGTCACGGCGCGCATCCTACCGCTGCCTGAAAAAATTATCACTCTGCTCGTTGTCTATGATGATATTGGCGATGCGGCTGAATCGGTATCGGATATTATTTCGGCCGGAATTTTACCCACTACGCTTGAAATGATGGATGCCCCGATCATCAATGCGGTCGAAGACAGTTATGCCTGCGGCTATCCGCGGGATGCAGCGGCGGTGCTGATCGTAGAAGTCGAAGGGCTTTCTGTCGGCCTTAAGGACCAGGTCGCTCAAATCAGCGAGCTGTGTCGTCAAAATCATTGCCGTGAGATTCGTGAGGCCAAAGATGACGCCCAGCGCAATCGCCTCTGGGAAGGCCGGCGCGGCGCATTCGGTGCGGTGGCGCGTCTGGCCCCCAATTATCTGGTCAACGATTGCACGGTGCCGCGAACCAAATTGCCCGAGGCGCTGGCGCGGGTGGCGCAGATCGTTGCTAAATACGATTTTAAGCATGGCAATGTGTTTCATGCCGGAGACGGCAATCTGCATCCATTGATATTTTTCGATTCCAGGGATGCCGATCAGCTCAAACGGGTGAAAAAAGCGGGCTGGGAAATCATGCAGGCCTGTGTCGAACTGGGGGGCACCATTTCCGGTGAGCATGGCGTTGGTCTTGAAAAAATTGATGCCATGCGTCTGGTTTTTTCAGAATTGGATTTCATTGCCCAAAGGGGCGTACAGCAAGCCTTTGATTCGGATAGACTGTTAAATCCCGGTAAAGTCATTCCGCTATCCCCTTCAGAAGAAAGCACCCATAAAACTTCTTTGCGATCGCCGATTGTCAGCACAGACTATCAGAGTGCGGCTGAAAAGGAACTGAGCGAGACGATTCAAAGTACAGCTGCCAGGGGAAAGGCCTTGATACCCACCGGCTGCGGTACGTTTCCGCATTTTGGCAACGTGCCCATTGGTGACTGTGACCGTTTAAATAGCGCTGTGCTTGATAGGATTTTTGAGTTTGACCCTTACAATCAGTTTGTATCGGTAGGGGCCGGCGTCGGCCTTGATGTTCTCCAACGGCAACTTGCAGAGCAACACCAGTGGCTGCCCCTGCGGCCCTCTTTCGCGCTACAAGATCATTCTATTGGCGGTGTAATGGCGCTGGCCGCCTGCGGGCCCGAACGCATGCACTACGGTGCTCCGCGGGATCTTGTTTTGGGCCTACACTTTTTAAACGGCAGCGGTCTGACAATTTCAGCCGGCGGTAAGGTTGTCAAAAATGTCGCCGGCTATGATATGACGCGTTTGATGATCGGTTCTGCCGGGACCCTGGGCCTGATTACCGAAGTGACCTGTCGTACAATGACCATACCCGAGCGCTGCAGCGCCATAACGGTAGAAGGATCCTTATCGGCCTGCGCAGCTCTTGCGTCGCAGGTGATCACATCTCAACTCATACCGGTTTTTGTTGTCATGCGGCCGGCAAATGGGCAGGCGGATGAAGACACCCGCCGACGCTACAAATTGGCGTTCGGATTTGAGGGGTTTGATAAAACCGTTACCGAGCAAATTAAAAGAACACATATATTATGTGATAAGGCCGGTTTGACCCAAAACCCGGAACAAGATTATTATGTTCAGGATGGCATTTTCAAAAATGTCTATGCAGAGCTGTCACAGGCAGCTTTCATTCTGCGGGCTGACCTTCCCCTTGACCAGACGATCGGGTTTGTTCAGGTGCTGGATAAACAGGTGCCGGACGCCAAATTATTCTTAGATGTCGGCTGCGGCCGCATCTTGGCCGGCTTTGAAAACCTGTCCAATGCTCTGTGGGCTCAGCTGTGGGGCCTCGGCGATCGACTGGGCGGGCATGTGGTCATGGAAAAAGCGTCCGCTGATTTCAAAACGCATAACGATGTTTTCGGAGTCGATCGGCCGCAATGGAAGGTGATGCACCGTATCAAGGCCGCCCTGGACCCGCAGCATGTATTTTCACCTGGTCGTTTGCCGGGAAAAGTTTAG
- a CDS encoding aminotransferase class V-fold PLP-dependent enzyme produces the protein MASQSTEAPLRKLMGPGPLDIHPRVYRALTSPVIGHMDPAYFKALDQIGDLLRQVFQTQNRLTHATPGTGTSGMEACVANLIEPEDPVLVCVHGYFGDRLRQMAERQEADVTVIEGEWGRPTDPQQVEDAFKDKGFKIIALVHAETSTGVQQPMDDIVRLAKENDVMIMLDTVTSLGGLEIKTDEWGLDAAYSCSQKCIGAPPGLAPVTFSDRAIEAAHNRKHPIRSWYLDITLLDKYWGSSPRVYHHTSSSTLNYALLEALLLIEEEGLQDRFERHYKNHRALVAGVEAMGLDMLVKPEHRLPTLNTMRVPEGVDEARVRTYLLETFNLEIGAGLGALAGQVWRVGLMGYSSSAENVLFFLTAISRALAVQDCKTDLAAGSEAAMSLLNA, from the coding sequence ATGGCATCACAATCAACCGAAGCGCCGCTGAGAAAGCTTATGGGCCCCGGTCCTTTGGATATTCATCCAAGGGTTTACCGGGCGCTGACATCGCCGGTCATCGGACACATGGACCCGGCCTATTTTAAAGCGCTTGACCAGATCGGTGACCTTCTGCGTCAGGTTTTCCAGACGCAAAACCGCCTGACCCATGCCACCCCGGGCACCGGCACATCGGGCATGGAGGCCTGCGTGGCCAACCTGATAGAGCCGGAAGATCCGGTTCTGGTCTGTGTACACGGCTATTTTGGAGATCGATTGCGCCAAATGGCCGAGCGCCAGGAGGCTGACGTAACGGTCATTGAAGGTGAATGGGGCCGACCAACGGATCCACAACAGGTTGAAGATGCCTTTAAAGATAAAGGGTTTAAAATTATTGCGCTTGTTCATGCTGAGACGTCTACCGGGGTACAGCAGCCAATGGATGATATCGTGCGATTGGCAAAGGAAAATGATGTCATGATCATGCTCGATACGGTGACCTCCTTAGGCGGTCTCGAAATCAAAACCGATGAATGGGGGTTGGATGCCGCTTACAGCTGCTCTCAGAAATGCATCGGCGCTCCGCCGGGGCTGGCACCGGTGACGTTCAGCGATCGCGCCATCGAGGCGGCCCACAACCGTAAGCATCCGATCCGCAGCTGGTATCTGGATATCACCCTGCTGGACAAATACTGGGGATCTTCCCCCCGGGTGTATCACCATACCAGCTCCAGCACGCTAAACTATGCGCTTTTGGAAGCCCTTTTGCTGATCGAAGAAGAGGGCCTACAGGATCGTTTTGAACGTCACTATAAGAACCATCGGGCACTGGTTGCCGGTGTCGAGGCAATGGGTCTTGATATGCTGGTCAAACCCGAGCACCGCCTGCCGACCCTGAATACAATGCGCGTGCCTGAAGGGGTTGATGAAGCCAGGGTGCGCACTTATTTGTTAGAAACCTTCAATCTTGAGATCGGGGCAGGTCTGGGAGCGTTGGCCGGCCAGGTCTGGCGCGTGGGATTAATGGGATATTCTTCATCAGCAGAAAATGTCCTCTTTTTCCTGACGGCTATCAGCCGGGCGCTGGCGGTGCAGGATTGCAAAACCGATCTGGCCGCAGGTTCCGAGGCTGCCATGTCCCTGCTGAATGCTTGA